Within Candidatus Krumholzibacteriia bacterium, the genomic segment AGTTCAGTCCGGGTTCGCCCGCACCGGCCGCTGGTCCGCGTGGGAACACTTCGGCGTTACACCGGACATCTCGACGTACGCGAAGTCGCTGGGCTCGGGCCTTCCCATCGCCGCGGTGGTGGGCAAGGCACATATCATGGACGCGGCTGCCTCGGGAACCATCGGCGGAACCTATATCGGGAGTCCCGTTTGCAGCGCGGCCGCCCTGGCGACGATCGAGTACATGCAGAAGATCGATCTCAACCGGCGTGGAACAGAGGTCGGCAAGGTGATCGCAGTCCGGTTTGGCAAGATGAAGGCCCGCCACCCGGAAATTGGAGACGTCCGCGGCCTCGGGGCCATGATGGCAATGGAATTCGTCAAGAACGGCGACCCCCGGCAGCCGGACGGGGAACTGTGCGATCGCGTAGTCAGTGAGTGTGCGCGGCGCGGGCTGGTGCTGGTGAGCGCCGGCACCCACAAGAACATCATCCGGGTTCTGGGCCCGCTGGTGATTACCGACGAGAATCTCGCGAAGGGGCTCGATATCCTGGAAGCCGTGGTGGATGAAGTAACCAGAGGAAAGACCGCATGAAGCCGTTCTCCATTGCCGGCATCCAGATGCCGGTATCAGCGAGCCACAGCAACGTGGCCGACATGACTTCGCAGCTCGACGTGCTCATGGCGGTGTATCCCTGGGTTCAGATGGTGGTGTTCAGCGAGTTGTGTCCTTTCGGCCCGCTGATCCACAATGCGCTGGCATTTCCCAACGAAGTGGAGGCGCATTTCCAGTCCGTAGCGCGCAAACACGGAATCTGGCTGATTCCAGGTTCGATGTTTCGCACCGAGGGCGGCAGAGTGTTCAATACCGCGACGGTCATCGATCCGCATGGTGAGGTGGTCGGGCGCTACGACAAGCAGTTTCCGTTCTACCCTTACGAGGTGGGTGTGACGGGGGGGACCGAGTTTCTCATCTGGGATGTGCCCGAAGTGGGCCGTTTTGGAATCTCCATCTGCTACGACATGTGGTTCCCGGAGACGTCGCGAACCCTGTCGGTACAGGGGGTCGAGGTGCTGCTCCATCCCACGTTGACCGCCACCATGGACCGGGATGTGGAACTCGCGATAGCGCAGGCGACGGCGGCGTGCAACCAGTGCTTCATCTTCGACATCAATGGGCTCGGCGACGGCGGGACCGGACGCTCCATCGTGTGCGGGCCGGATGGCCGGGTGCTCTACCTGGCCAGCACCGGGCCCGAAATGATACCGGTCGAGATCGACATGGAACGCGTGCAGCGCAGCCGGGAGCACGGTCTGCTGCGTCTGGGGCAGCCGCTCAAGAGTTTTCGTGAACGGCGCGTCCACTTTGATATCTACGATGCCGGCCGCGAACTCCCCTATCTCAAGACGCTCGGGCCGTTGATCAAGCCGATGCGTCTGGAGAAGCTGCAGCAGGCCCACGGCGCCGCATCCGATGAGCCGCCGCCGGGTGGGAAGCCCGGCGCATGATGCCGGTGAGCGTCTGGTCGCCCGGGAGCTCGATGATCTCAGCATCTCAATTGTAGGGAGAACCATATCGAAGGAGGATTACCATGGGAGCAACAGGCCGCAAAGGCAAGACGACGAAGGCCAGAAGCATGCAGCCGCGCCTCAAGGACTACGTGAGCTGGTTTGAGATTCCCGCCCACAATTTTCAACGCGCCGTGACGTTCTACAGTCACATTTACGACATCAAGATGGAAACCGCAGAGATGAGTGGTTACGCCATGGCTTTCTTCCCGGCGGTAAACGGGGTCGGCGGGGCGGTGGTGGTGGGAGACGGCTGCATCCCGTCGGACACCGGCACACTGGTATACCTGAACGCCGGCACCAGGCTCGATGAGATTCTGGCCCGCATAGAGCCCGCCGGGGGCAGGGTTGTGATGGGCAGGACCCTGATAAGCGACGACGCCGGCTACTTTGCGCTGTTCATCGACACCGAGGGCAACAAGCTTGCCCTCCATTCCAAGAAGTAGATCCATATGAAGCCAGACCGAGTGCGGGGCATTCCCCATTACAACATCGCGCAGATGCGCGTGGACCTCTGGAACGAGCTGCGGAGCGGATCCGCCGGTTTGTCCGTTGCCCGCCCCGGGGGCGCCGGAAAGCGCCGGCGCGAGAAGGTGGCCGAGACGCTGGCCAGCCTGGCTGGAATCGAGCAGTACTTCGCCTTTCCGGGCCTGTCGCGCGTGCGCGCCTTCGAGAAGGTGCTCGCGCGCGGCGAGTACCCCGCGCTTGCGCGCCAGGTGGCGGAGACGGCGCAGTTGCTGGTGAGCGATGCCTACCGCGGTGAGCTGGACGTGTACGCCGAGGACGATGACGATGAGGAGGGCCGCGCCTCGCGTTTTCTGCCGACCGACGCACCCAGACGCAAGCACTTCGAGGTGCTCTTCGTTGAGGATCTGGCGGAGGCGGAGGAGCAGGCCTTCCTGGACAGGCTGCGTGATCTGCGCCGTATCGACGACGAATTCGTGTTCGATGTGGTCCTGCAACATTCCTTTCAGGATGCGCTGGTGGCCCTGTTGGCCAACATGAATATCCAGGCGGTTGTCATTCGCTACGCACCGTCGTTTCCGACGCGCGGGATTTCGCCGCTGGTGAAGCCCTTTGTGGGGCCCGCGCTCGGGCATGACTACGCGGCCAAGCCCCGGCCGGAACTGGGTCCCATCCTGGGGGCGCTGATCAGGAAGTTCCGCCCCGAGCTGGACGTGTACTACATCACCGACACGGCGCTGACCAACCTGAGGACCAGCACGCTGCAGATCTTTCGCCGGATCTTCTACGGACGCGAGGACCTGCAGGAGCTGTGCCTGACCATCCTGCGCGGCATCCGCGAACGCTACGAGACACCGTTCTTCTCCGCGCTCAAGGAGTACAGCCGCAAGCCCACCGGCGTGTTTCACGCCATGCCGATTTCGCGCGGCAACTCCGTGTTCCGGTCGCACTGGATGCGGGACTTCGGAGAGTTCTACGGACGGAACATGTTTCTCGCGGAAACGTCGGCCACCACCGGCGGCCTGGATTCGCTCCTGCAGCCCACCGGGACGCTCAAGCGGGCCCAGGAGAAGGCCGCGGTGGCGTACGGTGCCAAGCGAACTTATTTCGTGACCAACGGAACGTCCACTGCGAACAAGATCGTGGTGCAGGCACTGGTGGAGCCCGGGGACCTCGTCCTGGTCGATCGAGACTGTCACAAGTCGCACCACTACGGCCTGGTATTGTCCGGCGCCTATCCCGTGTACCTGGATTCCTATCCCATCGAGGAGTACTCCATGTACGGCGCGGTGCCGTTGGAGAGCATTCGCGAGAAACTGCTCCTGCTCAAGAGCGCGGGCCGGCTGGACAAGGTCAGGATGCTGCTCCTAACCAACTGCACGTTCGACGGCCTGGTCTACAACGTGCGTCGTGTGATGGAGCAGGTGCTGGCGATAAAGCCCGACATGATCTTTCTGTGGGATGAGGCCTGGTTCGCCTTCGCCGGGTTTACCAGCACATACCGGCAACGAACCGCCATGTATACGGCCAATGAACTGGCGCAACGCTACCGCAGCGACGAGTACCGCGTCGAGTACGAGAACCACCTGCGCTCGCTGGCGCCAGGCGAGGCGCCGCGTCTCCCCGACCCGGACAAGGTGATGCTGCGCGTGTACTCCACCCAGAGCACCCACAAGACCCTGAGCAGTTTCCGCCAGGGATCCATGGTGCACATCTGGGACGAGGATTTTCGCCGCCGCGCGGAGGCGACGTTCCACGAGGCATACATGACGCACACGTCCACCTCCCCCAACTACCAAATACTGGCCTCGCTCGACGTGGGCCGGCGCCAGGTGCAGTTTGAGGGATACGAGCTGGTTGAGAAGAGCATCGAAATGGCGATGCTGCTGCGGGCGCGCATCCAGGACCATAAGCAGCTGCGGAAGTATTTCGATGTGCTCACCGTGAAGGACTTCATTCCCGACCAGCACCGGACGAGCGGGCTCGGCGAGTATTACGACCGGGAGCGGGGGTGGAATCGCATGGAGTCGGCGTGGGAGCAGGACGAGTTTGTTCTCGATCCCACCAAGATCACGCTGTTCATCGGCCGCACCGGTGTCGACGGGGACACATTCAAGAATCGTTTCCTGATGGACCGGTTCAACATTCAAATCAACAAGACCTCGCGTAACACGGTCTTATTCATGACCAACATCGGCACCACTCGGGGCAGCGTGGCCTATCTGGTGAATGCGCTGCTGCGGATTGCCGACGAGTTGGATGAGCACTTCCGGTCTCTGAACCGCAGGGAGAAGGAAATGGCGCGCAAGCGAATCAAGTCCCTCACCCAGGAGGTGCCGCCGCTTCCGGACTTCAGCCGCTTTCACCATTCGTTCCAGGCCGTGCCCAGCGTTCCCGGCGGGGATTTGCGCGAGGCATATTTTCTGGCCTGCGACGAGAACAAGATCGAGTACGCCATGCTCGACGAGTGCGGGCACATGCTCCGGGAGGGGCTCGAGCCGGTGTCGGCTTCGTTTGTCATTCCCTACCCGCCGGGGTTTCCAGTTCTGGTTCCCGGGCAGGTGGTGAGTCCGGCCATCGTGGAGTTCCTGCAGGCTCTGGACGTGAAGGAGATCCATGGCTACCGCGCAGACCTGGGACTGAAAATATTCACCCGCGGTGCGTTGGATCGGGAGAAAACCGCGACCGCAATGGGCATGTCCCGGCCCGCTAGCATTCCGTCGTTAACCAAGTTGAAGAAGTGAGGATTATGCCCAAGCAACTGCCAGTCAAACCACTACGAAGCGTCTCGGACATCCGCCGGTTCTTTCATCGTAATGAGGTGCCGATCTATTTCATCAGCGCCACCAATTTCAACCTTCTGGGCGCGGACGAATGGATCAAGGGATTCCGGTTCATCGCCTACATCGAGTGCTTCGACGGATTGCATCCCAACGTGTTCTCACCCGGCGAGGAACTCCCCCATGAGGAGTTTCAGAGCATAGAGGACATCAACAACTATCTCCTGTCGCACCCGGAGGTGGTCGCATTTGTGGAGGCGCGAAAACACGATGGCAAGGCGGGCAAGGCCCTGTTTCTGATGTTCGACGAGAAGACGGAGGCGCTGGCAAAGAAGCTCGGGCTCGAGATCTGTTTTCCGTCGGCGGAAATGCGGACCTTCCTGGACAACAAGGTGAATACCAATCGCATCGCGGAGAAGGCCGGGGTGCCGTGCGTGCCCTATGTGCTGTCGCCTGTGCGCGACTATGACCACCTGCGCTCGCTTACCAAACGTCTGGGAGAACACCTTGTCATCCAGACCCCGTTTGGAGATTCCGGGCACACGACATTCTTCATCTCCACGCGCGAGGACTTTGCGCGGCACCGCGATGAGATCATCGGCGAGAAGGAAGTCAAGATCATGAAGCGCATCCGCTGCCGGGGTGCGGCCATCGAGGCGTGCGTGACGCGGCATGGCACCATCGTGGCGCCGCTCATGACCGAGCTGGTGGGATTTTCGGAACTGACGCCGTACCGCGGCGGCTGGTGCGGCAACGAGATCTACCCGGAGGCGTTCACCGCCACCATCCGGCGCAACGCGCGCAAGTACACGCAGATGTTCGGCGACCAGCTGCGGCAGGAGGGATACAAGGGCTACTTCGAGCTGGATTTCCTGGTGGACCAGGACTCACGGGAGCTCTATCTGGGGGAGCTGAATCCGCGTGTCACCGGGGCAAGTTCCATCACCAACCACGCGGTGTTCGCGCTGGCGGATGCGCCGTTGTTTATCTTCCACATTCTGGAGTGGATGGATCAACCCTACCAGTTGAACGTCCGTTCCCTCAACGCGCGCTGGGCGCGACCCGAGAACATCGACCGCTGGAGCCAGCTGGTGATCAAGCACACCCGCAACACCATCGAGCAGGTGACGTCGGCGCCCCGCTCCGGCATCTGGCGCATGCAGCCGGATGGGCGGATCAAGTTCAACCGAATGGATACGCACCGCCGCGCGGTGGAGTCCGCGGACGAGGCGTTCTTTCTGCGCATCACCGGTGAGGGGGATTATCTGTACGAGGGCGCGGACATGGGCATTCTGGTCATGCGCGATCGCCTCATGACCAACGACTTCAAACTGACCGACCGCGCGCGCCGCTGGATCGACGCCATTCGCGCCAGTTACCGGGCCGAGGCACCTTCCAACCACCAGGCCATCGCCAACCAGATCCGCGACGCCGCCGAATTCAAGATGATGTAGGAAATGGAGAGCACCGTGAGCTACCGCGATATCCTGAAGACGCAGAACTACATTGCCGGACGCTGGAGCGCGGAGGGCGCCGGGAAGACCGCAGTTGCGGACAAGTACTCCGGCGCGGAACTGGCCACCCTCCCGCTGGCGACGCCGGCGCAGATGGACGCCGCCATCGTGGCGGCGCTGGGAGCTGCGCGCGAGTTCGGCGCGTGGTCGGCGGGCAAGCGCGCGGCGGCGTTGGAGCGCGTGCGCACGCACTTGCAGGCGCATAAGGAGGCGTTCGCCGATCTCATCGTGAAGGAGGCCGGCAAGCCGCTCGGCTACGCGCGCAACGAGATCGACCGCTGCCTGACCACGCTGGGGACCGCGGCCGCCGAGGCACTGCGTTTTTCCGGCGAGGCGGTTCCGCTGGACTTCGACGCGGGGGAGGGCAAGACCGCCTTCACCAAGCGCTTTCCCATCGGGGTGGTGGCGTGCATCACGCCATTCAACTTTCCGCTCAACCTGGTGCTGCACAAGGTGGCGCCGGCGCTGGCGGTGGGCTGCACGGTGATCGTGAAGCCGGCGCCGCAGGCGCCGCTCTCCACGCTGGCGCTGGCCGGCCTGATCGACACGGCGGATTATCCGGCGGGTGTGTTCAACGCCCTGGCGTGCGACATCCCGGTGGCGGAGCAGTTGGTGACGGACGAGCGCATCGCGATGCTGTCGTTCACCGGCAGCGAGAAGGTGGGCTGGCACCTCAAGAGCATCTGCGGGCGCAAGCGCGTGGTGCTGGAGCTGGGCGGCAACGCGGCGGTGCTGGTGGACGAGAGCGCTGACGTTGACGCGGCAGCGCGACTGGTCGCGAAGGGTGCGTACCTCTACGCGGGACAGGTGTGCATTTCCACACAGCGCATCTTCGTGGTGGACACGGTGTACGACGCCTTCACCAATAGGCTTTTGAAGGAGATCGAGGCGGTGCGCGTGGGCGACCCCGGTGACCCGGAGGTAATCGTTGGGCCGATGATCGACAAAGGACACCTGCGTCGCGTGGAAAGCTGGGTGGCGGAAGCGGTTTCCGGCGGTGCGAAGGTCCTCGCGGGTGGTGGCGTGCGGGACGAGAAGCACAACGTCTACGAACCCACGCTGCTCACGCAAACCAGGCCGGACATGAAGGTCAACCGCGAGGAAGTGTTCGGTCCGGTCGCGGTGCTGGAGAAGGTGGCGAGCTTCGAAGAGGCCGTCGCGCGCACCAACGACAGCCAGTTCGGGCTCCAGGCGGGGGTCTTCACCAACGACTTCCGCCACGTGAAGATGGCGCACGAGAAGCTCGAGGTGGGCGGCATCATGATCAACAATGTGCCCGGGTTCCGCGTGGACAGCATGCCCTACGGTGGTGTCAAGAACTCCGGCGTCGGGCGCGAGGGCATCCGCTACGCCATGGAGGAGATGACCGAGCCGCGCCTGCTGGTGTACTGAGCGCGGCGCACCGCTACTTTGCGTCCCACAGGCGCGCGCTGCCGTCGGCGGAGGCGGAAACGACGCCCCCGTACGCAGCGGACGCCTCCAGGGAGAGAATTCGCGCGCCGTGACCGTGCAGGCGGGCGACTTCGCGCCCATCCCCGAGGTCGATGACGCGAACGACAGCATCAGCGCCGGCCACAACGAGGCGCGTCTGGTCGGGAACGAAACAGGCCGATGCCACCCCATTGAGCTGCCGTGCGTCGAGTACCGCCCCCGTGGCCGCGTTCCATATCCGCACCTCACCTTCCTTCGCAACCGAAACGATGCGCGTTCCATCCGCGTCGTAGGCGAGGCTGGTCACCGCGCCCGTGTGTCCGCGCAACACGCGCAGCGTGTCGCCGGTGGCCACGTTCCACAGGCGAACGACGCCGTCCGTGCACGCGCCGGCCAGCGTGCCGTCGGGTGCGAACGCCACCTTGCTCACCGCGCCCGGGAGTTTGCGAAACTCGCCGCGCGGCGCGAGGTTCTTCGCGTCCCAGAACTTGAGCGTTGAATCCGCCCCCGCGGTCACCAGCACGCTCCCGTCCGGGGAGACGGCGAGGCCCAGCACCGCCGCTGAATGCGCCGCGAAGGCCAGCAAGCGGCGCCGCGCCACCGGGTCGAACACCAGCACGTTGCCGCCGCGGTCGGCGGCGAACAGGTGCGAACCGCCGGGGCTGAATGCAACGCGCGTGGGGAGGTCGGCGCGACCGGTCTCCATGCGCGCGATCTGGGCGCCGGTCGCGACGTTCCACAGGCCGATTTCACGCCGGTCCGCAGCGCATGCCAGCAGAGATCCGTCGGGGCTCACGCAGGCGTCGTTGGCCGCGGGCGGTGGTTGTGTGTCGTCGGCAACGCGAAACACCGGGACGTCGTCGGCGTCGCGCGGCCACACGCGCACGCCCCCGTCGGCGCTCCCCACCGCGAGCAGGCCGCGCACCGGATCGACCGCACTGGCGGTGGCGGGGGCGTCGCCCGCGGTTCGGGTGAGCGGGTTGTCGGTGGCCAACGTCCATTCCCGGAGGATCGCGGAAACGCTGCTTTCGTGGGACGACACATTGGTGACGCGCCGGTTGGTGCGCGTGTCCCACAACCGCAGGCGCCCGGCGTCGTCGCGGGTCACCATCAGCCGGTCGTTCTCCGCGTAGGCAACGCGCTCCAGTTTGCCGCCCGCGTCGATGGTGCCGGTGGGCCGGCGCGTGTCCGTTCGCCACTCGAGGACCTTGCCATCGGCAAACCCCGCCGCCAGTCTCGCGCCACTGCTGTTGAACGCCACCACCGCCCGCCCCCTGCCGGTGAAGCGCGCCTGCTCCGTCCCGCTGGCGATGCCCAGCACGAGCACGGTGCCGTTGGCCAGGCCGGCGGCAATGGTCGCGTTGCCGGGGTGGATGGCGACGCCGTTGATGGCCGCGTCCAACGGACCGATGCGGCTTCGCAGGATGCCGGTGGCGGCGTCCCAAATGCCGATGGTGCTGTCGGTGGATGTGGTCAGGAAGAATGACCCGTCGTGCGCGAAGGCAATTCTCTGGATGGCGCCCGGGTGTGCCTCGATGCGGTACAGGCTGCGGTCGAGGCGCTGCCACAGATGACGCCACTCCCAGCCGCGCAACTCCGGCGGGGTCGCTTCGAGGCGCACGCGCGCGTCGGCGTTCTCGTGGACCAGGAGGAACGCCTCCGCGGCCGCGATGGCGTTGACGTAGGCGTCGGCGCGGGCTTCCGCGGCGGTTTCGTTCGCGGCGAGGCTGTGCTGGATGGCCGCGTTCTTGCGGGCGATCTCGGAGCGCAGCGCGAACGCCAGGGCGGCGATCACCAGCACCAGCGCCACAAGGACAATCTTCCCGCGCCAGCGGATGAGGGCCGCGGACAGGGGTGGCTTCCGCGCCACGGCGACGGCCTCCGGTGCCACCACGTGCGAGGCCAGCAGGGAGGCCACTTCCGCGCGCAGCGTGGGGTCGTCGCGACAGTGGTCGTCGAGAAACGTGTCCCACCGCGACGGGTCCTGGTCGAGGGCGGCGTCGAACAGGGTCTCGATTCGTTGCCAGCGTTCGGAGTCCATGGGTATTCGCGCCGGTTTGCCCGGCGGCGTCCCGGCAGTCTACCACCGCCCGGGCGGCGGGGTGAACGAGTGATCGCGCCCCGGGCGCAGGTTGCCCGGGGGTTCTTGCCAGGCAGGAGGGTATGGGGGCGAACTGGTCTCCAGCGGCCGTTCTATTTGAGCAGCACGAGCTTCCTCGATCGCGTGCCCGCGCTGTGCGTGATGCGGGCAAAGTAGACGCCCGACGACACGGTTGAGCCGGCGTCGTTACGACCGTTCCACTCCGCGCTGTACGCGCCCGCGGCGTGTGCGGGATTGTCGACGAGCGTGGCGATGCGGCTCCCGCGCGCGTCGTAGATGGAGACGTTCACCGCGCCGGTGGTGGGGACCGTGTACTTCACCGCCGTGCTCGGGTTGAATGGATTCGGATGATTTGTCACCGACAGCACATACCCGTTCGGTGTCCCGGCGATGCCAGTCGCCGTCGCAATTGACGCGTGCGGACCTTCGTTGCCGGAGAAGTCTGTCGCCGTCACGTAGTACCAGGCGTAGGGGGACAGGCTGACGTCCATCGTGGCCGCGGTTGTATAGTCGACGACAACGGCGGTGGTGAAGTCAGCGATCGCGTTGCCGTAGACGGTGAAGTAGCCAAAGTCGCCCGCCGTCGACGGATCCCACGAGAGTGTCCCGGCATTGTACGCGAAGCTCGTCGGCATGGGCGGAGCCAGGTTGTCGAGTGAATACCCCGCATACCATGGCGAGTCGAAGAAGACCGTTGGCGCTGCCGTCATCGCGCGCACGAAGAACGTCGAGCTATAGTCGCCACTGCTGATCGTCGAGTCACCCACCGTCGGCGCTTCTACGGCATAGACCGGGTCGCCGTGGGCCGGAGCGGAGGCCACGTACGTCCAGCCCTCGATTCTGTGCACGGGATCGGGCTCTTTGGCTGCGATCGTAGAGGGGCTCGATATCGACGGCGGCGGGTCGTCGCGACGATAAATGCCGTACGACAGCACCGGTGTTGCCGCGCCGCCGGCATCCTCGCTGTCGCGCGCAAATGTGATCGAAACGAGGCGCCCGTTGTCGTTGGGCACGTCCTCGATTGCGAGAATCGCGGACCCGAGATCGTTCGTCGTGGAGATGCTCTCGGGTGGTGACGTGTGCCACCCACCCTGGTCATCCTCGGCCAGGACCACAAAGTAGTGGATGGCCGGATCACCCGGTGTGGCGTCGCGCGTCGTTGGCACCGGCACCATGTAGGGCGCCTCGGGCGCGGTTGCGGGGATGTCGGCCACCTTCTCCCATCCGTCGCATGGAACGGATGCGGCGTTGCGCGTGCCCGCGAGTGAGGCGCTTGCCGGACCCGGGCAACTGTGGATGGGATCGGGCGGATACATCGGCAGTGTTCCCACCGCGCGCCAGATCGAGTAGCGGGTCACCGGGGGTCCCGGCGGATTGAAGGGAATCGGCGGGCCGTCGAGGAAGTGTTTGACGAAGACCATCAGTGCGCACTTGCCGCGGTCGTTCGCGCAATCGTCCAGCGCACCGATTTCGATCTCGCCAAAGAACTTGGCGACGAACACGT encodes:
- a CDS encoding WD40 repeat domain-containing protein — its product is MDSERWQRIETLFDAALDQDPSRWDTFLDDHCRDDPTLRAEVASLLASHVVAPEAVAVARKPPLSAALIRWRGKIVLVALVLVIAALAFALRSEIARKNAAIQHSLAANETAAEARADAYVNAIAAAEAFLLVHENADARVRLEATPPELRGWEWRHLWQRLDRSLYRIEAHPGAIQRIAFAHDGSFFLTTSTDSTIGIWDAATGILRSRIGPLDAAINGVAIHPGNATIAAGLANGTVLVLGIASGTEQARFTGRGRAVVAFNSSGARLAAGFADGKVLEWRTDTRRPTGTIDAGGKLERVAYAENDRLMVTRDDAGRLRLWDTRTNRRVTNVSSHESSVSAILREWTLATDNPLTRTAGDAPATASAVDPVRGLLAVGSADGGVRVWPRDADDVPVFRVADDTQPPPAANDACVSPDGSLLACAADRREIGLWNVATGAQIARMETGRADLPTRVAFSPGGSHLFAADRGGNVLVFDPVARRRLLAFAAHSAAVLGLAVSPDGSVLVTAGADSTLKFWDAKNLAPRGEFRKLPGAVSKVAFAPDGTLAGACTDGVVRLWNVATGDTLRVLRGHTGAVTSLAYDADGTRIVSVAKEGEVRIWNAATGAVLDARQLNGVASACFVPDQTRLVVAGADAVVRVIDLGDGREVARLHGHGARILSLEASAAYGGVVSASADGSARLWDAK
- a CDS encoding T9SS type A sorting domain-containing protein — encoded protein: MRLVLFAIIVASFALSVPAVHAGTMAAYWSNAWGELGADVGRSVAVDGAGNVIVTGSFEGTIDFGGGLVSAGDEDIFLVKFNPYGAHLWSMSFGSTGGDQGVDVAVDNAGSIFVTGYFEDIVEFGGGALVSNGGRDIFVVKFSFDGTHMWSRSYGSSFGNDEGHGIAVDGAGNVIVGGEFGNTVNYGGFHLTSNGDSDIFLAKYDTFGTLDWAQSFGGLGWDSMEEVAAAASNNDIYLTGHFPNSIDLGGGALVSAGSEDIFLARYSPGGGHQWSKRFGDSAFDYGIGLAVDAAGNVTVTGSFMGTVNFGGGNFMAGGATTGFVASYTSGGNHRWSRMVGQSSGWDVATSNTDDVFVAGHLLGTADFGGGELTAVADTDVFIAWYDMDGNHKWSNRYGDSGNNAGFGIAVDLNGHPTITGETNGSVDFGGGSLGGAGGYDVFVAKFFGEIEIGALDDCANDRGKCALMVFVKHFLDGPPIPFNPPGPPVTRYSIWRAVGTLPMYPPDPIHSCPGPASASLAGTRNAASVPCDGWEKVADIPATAPEAPYMVPVPTTRDATPGDPAIHYFVVLAEDDQGGWHTSPPESISTTNDLGSAILAIEDVPNDNGRLVSITFARDSEDAGGAATPVLSYGIYRRDDPPPSISSPSTIAAKEPDPVHRIEGWTYVASAPAHGDPVYAVEAPTVGDSTISSGDYSSTFFVRAMTAAPTVFFDSPWYAGYSLDNLAPPMPTSFAYNAGTLSWDPSTAGDFGYFTVYGNAIADFTTAVVVDYTTAATMDVSLSPYAWYYVTATDFSGNEGPHASIATATGIAGTPNGYVLSVTNHPNPFNPSTAVKYTVPTTGAVNVSIYDARGSRIATLVDNPAHAAGAYSAEWNGRNDAGSTVSSGVYFARITHSAGTRSRKLVLLK
- a CDS encoding biotin carboxylase; its protein translation is MPKQLPVKPLRSVSDIRRFFHRNEVPIYFISATNFNLLGADEWIKGFRFIAYIECFDGLHPNVFSPGEELPHEEFQSIEDINNYLLSHPEVVAFVEARKHDGKAGKALFLMFDEKTEALAKKLGLEICFPSAEMRTFLDNKVNTNRIAEKAGVPCVPYVLSPVRDYDHLRSLTKRLGEHLVIQTPFGDSGHTTFFISTREDFARHRDEIIGEKEVKIMKRIRCRGAAIEACVTRHGTIVAPLMTELVGFSELTPYRGGWCGNEIYPEAFTATIRRNARKYTQMFGDQLRQEGYKGYFELDFLVDQDSRELYLGELNPRVTGASSITNHAVFALADAPLFIFHILEWMDQPYQLNVRSLNARWARPENIDRWSQLVIKHTRNTIEQVTSAPRSGIWRMQPDGRIKFNRMDTHRRAVESADEAFFLRITGEGDYLYEGADMGILVMRDRLMTNDFKLTDRARRWIDAIRASYRAEAPSNHQAIANQIRDAAEFKMM
- a CDS encoding VOC family protein → MGATGRKGKTTKARSMQPRLKDYVSWFEIPAHNFQRAVTFYSHIYDIKMETAEMSGYAMAFFPAVNGVGGAVVVGDGCIPSDTGTLVYLNAGTRLDEILARIEPAGGRVVMGRTLISDDAGYFALFIDTEGNKLALHSKK
- a CDS encoding carbon-nitrogen hydrolase family protein; its protein translation is MKPFSIAGIQMPVSASHSNVADMTSQLDVLMAVYPWVQMVVFSELCPFGPLIHNALAFPNEVEAHFQSVARKHGIWLIPGSMFRTEGGRVFNTATVIDPHGEVVGRYDKQFPFYPYEVGVTGGTEFLIWDVPEVGRFGISICYDMWFPETSRTLSVQGVEVLLHPTLTATMDRDVELAIAQATAACNQCFIFDINGLGDGGTGRSIVCGPDGRVLYLASTGPEMIPVEIDMERVQRSREHGLLRLGQPLKSFRERRVHFDIYDAGRELPYLKTLGPLIKPMRLEKLQQAHGAASDEPPPGGKPGA
- a CDS encoding aminotransferase class I/II-fold pyridoxal phosphate-dependent enzyme: MKPDRVRGIPHYNIAQMRVDLWNELRSGSAGLSVARPGGAGKRRREKVAETLASLAGIEQYFAFPGLSRVRAFEKVLARGEYPALARQVAETAQLLVSDAYRGELDVYAEDDDDEEGRASRFLPTDAPRRKHFEVLFVEDLAEAEEQAFLDRLRDLRRIDDEFVFDVVLQHSFQDALVALLANMNIQAVVIRYAPSFPTRGISPLVKPFVGPALGHDYAAKPRPELGPILGALIRKFRPELDVYYITDTALTNLRTSTLQIFRRIFYGREDLQELCLTILRGIRERYETPFFSALKEYSRKPTGVFHAMPISRGNSVFRSHWMRDFGEFYGRNMFLAETSATTGGLDSLLQPTGTLKRAQEKAAVAYGAKRTYFVTNGTSTANKIVVQALVEPGDLVLVDRDCHKSHHYGLVLSGAYPVYLDSYPIEEYSMYGAVPLESIREKLLLLKSAGRLDKVRMLLLTNCTFDGLVYNVRRVMEQVLAIKPDMIFLWDEAWFAFAGFTSTYRQRTAMYTANELAQRYRSDEYRVEYENHLRSLAPGEAPRLPDPDKVMLRVYSTQSTHKTLSSFRQGSMVHIWDEDFRRRAEATFHEAYMTHTSTSPNYQILASLDVGRRQVQFEGYELVEKSIEMAMLLRARIQDHKQLRKYFDVLTVKDFIPDQHRTSGLGEYYDRERGWNRMESAWEQDEFVLDPTKITLFIGRTGVDGDTFKNRFLMDRFNIQINKTSRNTVLFMTNIGTTRGSVAYLVNALLRIADELDEHFRSLNRREKEMARKRIKSLTQEVPPLPDFSRFHHSFQAVPSVPGGDLREAYFLACDENKIEYAMLDECGHMLREGLEPVSASFVIPYPPGFPVLVPGQVVSPAIVEFLQALDVKEIHGYRADLGLKIFTRGALDREKTATAMGMSRPASIPSLTKLKK
- a CDS encoding aldehyde dehydrogenase family protein, which gives rise to MSYRDILKTQNYIAGRWSAEGAGKTAVADKYSGAELATLPLATPAQMDAAIVAALGAAREFGAWSAGKRAAALERVRTHLQAHKEAFADLIVKEAGKPLGYARNEIDRCLTTLGTAAAEALRFSGEAVPLDFDAGEGKTAFTKRFPIGVVACITPFNFPLNLVLHKVAPALAVGCTVIVKPAPQAPLSTLALAGLIDTADYPAGVFNALACDIPVAEQLVTDERIAMLSFTGSEKVGWHLKSICGRKRVVLELGGNAAVLVDESADVDAAARLVAKGAYLYAGQVCISTQRIFVVDTVYDAFTNRLLKEIEAVRVGDPGDPEVIVGPMIDKGHLRRVESWVAEAVSGGAKVLAGGGVRDEKHNVYEPTLLTQTRPDMKVNREEVFGPVAVLEKVASFEEAVARTNDSQFGLQAGVFTNDFRHVKMAHEKLEVGGIMINNVPGFRVDSMPYGGVKNSGVGREGIRYAMEEMTEPRLLVY